From a single Eleginops maclovinus isolate JMC-PN-2008 ecotype Puerto Natales chromosome 2, JC_Emac_rtc_rv5, whole genome shotgun sequence genomic region:
- the si:ch1073-390k14.1 gene encoding deoxyribodipyrimidine photo-lyase, translated as MPPPAAASQDRKALVSKMLREVLMGREDPEGFFAMCVSALGTQETRSQFLALIEPLSTANSSLHSGLTSIYRQYFSKTEDDELELALALSLLEVKDDQLSTSSREYPLQPSADRMNHRSPTQKSSVSQPLGSCHTQQADGVGRGDHTSPTQTRAKASSLQTFRETEHQKRNVDKYKMETPGTSLAVCVSRPSDFFSKQNTNEKDNQMINEGDFNQPEKPKRSKNRRQRRKDAGQKVVGLPGSPSAPTPILLWFRRDLRLGDNPALIGSLELGSPVIPVFIWSPEEEEGPGITVAMGGACKYWLHQALSCFSLSLERIGSHLVFLKANGSSLRTLKELVRETGARTVLANALYEPWLKERDDDVESALQKDGVDCKMYHSYCLRDPYSVSTEGVGLRGIGSVSHFMNCCKQNPGSALGAPLDPPVSLPTPAHWPQGVSLDMLGLARMPRRKDGTTIDWAANIRKSWDFSEDGACARLEAFLNDGVYKYEKESGRADAPNTSCLSPYLHFGQLSPRWLLWDAKGARCRPPKFQRKLAWRDLAYWQLTLFPDLPWESLRPPYKALRWSNDGDHLRAWQRGRTGYPLVDAAMRQLWLTGWMNNYMRHVVASFLIAYLYLPWQEGYRWFQDTLVDADVAIDAMMWQNGGMCGLDHWNFVMHPVDAAMTCDPNGSYVRKWCPDLAELPDDLIHKPWKCPASMLRRAGVVFGQTYPERIVTDLEERRSRSLQDVALVRKEFGQYVDKRSGCDLVPLPPRLVSEALGLSHRDGGMVTEGKQFLLPVITRMEFKHQLEDPDADAASNPYNAVLKGYVSRKRDETIAFLNERDFTASVMYEGVQRKERLQNNYRRIEGLPLPPAPRGRARRT; from the exons ATGCCTCCTCCAGCGGCGGCTAGTCAAGACAGGAAAGCCTTGGTGAGTAAGATGTTAAGAGAGGTTCTGATGGGTCGAGAAGATCCAGAGGGGTTTTTTGCGATGTGTGTGTCCGCTCTGGGGACCCAGGAGACCCGCTCTCAGTTCCTGGCCCTCATCGAGCCCCTGTCCACCGCCAACAGCTCCCTGCACTCCGGCCTCACCTCAATCTACCGGCAATATTTCTCTAAG ACTGAAGATGATGAACTGGAACTCGCATTGGCTCTCTCTCTACTGGAAGTTAAAGATGACCAGCTGTCAACATCCAGCCGAGAGTATCCACTTCAGCCATCTGCAGACAGAATGAATCATAGAAGCCCTACTCAAAAGTCATCAGTATCTCAGCCTCTGGGAAGCTGCCACACCCAGCAAGCAGATGGAGTTGGCAGGGGAGATCACACCAGCCCAACACAAACTAGAGCCAAGGCGAGTTCACTACAGACATTCAGAGAAACTGAGCATCAGAAAAGAAATGTagacaaatataaaatggaGACACCGGGGACAagtctggctgtgtgtgtctccagaccatctgactttttttcaaagcaaaacACGAATGAAAAAGATAACCAAATGATAAACGAGGGAGATTTTAATCAACCAGAGAAACCAAAACGCTCTAAGAACAGGCGGCAGAGGCGGAAAGATGCTGGCCAGAAGGTTGTAGGTTTGCCCGGTTCTCCATCAGCACCAACACCCATTCTGCTGTGGTTCAGGAGGGACTTGCGACTTGGAGACAATCCTGCTCTCATCGGCTCATTAGAGCTTGGTTCACCCGTCATCCCTGTCTTCATCTGGAGcccagaagaggaggagggaccTGGGATTACAGTGGCTATGGGAGGAGCTT gTAAATACTGGCTTCATCAAGCTttgtcttgtttctctttgtctctggaGCGCATTGGCAGCCATCTTGTCTTTCTTAAGGCAAATGGATCTTCTCTGCGTACCCTTAAGGAGCTAGTAAGGGAGACTGGGGCTAGAACGGTCTTGGCTAATGCCCTCTATGAGCCCTGGCTGAAGGAGAGGGATGATGATGTAGAGTCAGCCCTTCAGAAAGATGGTGTTGATTGCAAGATGTACCACTCATACTGTCTCAGAGACCCCTACTCTGTCAGCACTGAGGGTGTGGGACTCAGAG GAATAGGTTCAGTGTCTCACTTCATGAACTGCTGTAAACAGAACCCAGGGTCTGCGTTAGGGGCCCCTCTGGACCCTCCTGTATCTCTACCCACACCCGCCCACTGGCCGCAGGGTGTTTCTTTGGACATGCTAGGCCTGGCTCGTATGCCCCGCAGGAAAGATGGCACAACG ATTGACTGGGCAGCTAACATCCGCAAATCCTGGGATTTCAGTGAGGATGGAGCATGTGCCCGACTAGAGGCCTTTCTGAATGATG GTGTgtataaatatgaaaaagaatCAGGCAGGGCAGATGCCCCAAATAccagctgtctgtctccctACCTTCACTTTGGTCAGCTAAGCCCTCGCTGGCTGTTATGGGATGCCAAAGGGGCGCGCTGTAGACCCCCGAAGTTCCAACGCAAATTGGCGTGGAGAGATTTGGCTTACTGGCAGCTGACATTGTTTCCTGATCTCCCCTGGGAATCCCTCAGACCTCCATACAAG GCTCTGCGGTGGAGCAATGATGGAGACCACCTGAGGGCCTGGCAGCGGGGGCGAACAGGCTACCCCCTGGTAGACGCAGCCATGAGGCAGCTGTGGCTGACAGGTTGGATGAACAACTACATGAGACATGTGGTGGCATCTTTTCTAATAGCATATCTCTATCTACCCTGGCAAGAAGGCTATCGCTGGTTTCAG GACACCCTAGTGGACGCAGATGTTGCCATAGATGCTATGATGTGGCAGAATGGAGGCATGTGTGGTCTGGATCACTGGAACTTTGTCATGCACCCCGTCGATGCAGCCATGACCTGCGACCCCAACGGCAGCTACGTTCGAAAATGGTGTCCAGACCTTGCTGAGCTACCTGATGACCTTATTCACAAACCATGGAAATGTCCTGCGTCCATGCTACGCCGTGCTG GTGTGGTCTTTGGTCAAACATATCCTGAGCGAATAGTTACAGATCTAGAGGAGCGGAGGAGTCGTTCCCTGCAAGATGTAGCTCTGGTGCGGAAAGAGTTTGGACAGTATGTGGACAAACGCTCAGGCTGTGACTTGGTACCTCTGCCCCCACGTCTGGTCTCTGAGGCTCTGGGCTTGTCACACAGGGATGGCGGCATGGTGACAGAGGGAAAGCAGTTCCTGTTGCCTGTTATCACCCGCATGGAATTCAAACACCAGCTCGAAGATCCAGATGCAGATGCTGCCTCCAATCCCTACAATGCTGTTCTGAAAGGATACGTGAGCCGCAAAAGGGATGAGACCATCGCCTTCCTTAATGAGAGAGACTTTACTGCCAGTGTGATGTACGAGGGAGTTCAGAGAAAGGAGAGGCTGCAGAACAACTACCGCAGAATCGAGGGACTCCCTCTGCCTCCTGCACCTCGAGGCAGGGCCAGACGAACCTAG